The following proteins are encoded in a genomic region of Anomaloglossus baeobatrachus isolate aAnoBae1 chromosome 6, aAnoBae1.hap1, whole genome shotgun sequence:
- the TMEM158 gene encoding transmembrane protein 158 — MRVLCPPSSLLQGLVALLAICIQPPTLGWNQQGHTEEDVFLLPINSSSRSLANLGFDLQTEKSSTVESDQELKATQTGHTQTLASSSAPVSSSSSTWDKSRETLIVSSHTHPDFHSSQSQPQVSTHCNISVHRLMLTSLLVRWGRQLGFQCDLLLFSTNNHGRAFFSAAYNRVVSPVIIEHLGVSGAQQEFRLCVGCGWSRSRRSGHLRHQHASSAASSTFSFLSSSATDPHNSLQGETLNFCCLDFSLEELRGEHGWRMNRKPIESTLVACFMTLVIIVWSVAALIWPVPIIAGFLPNGMEQRRTSSK; from the coding sequence ATGAGGGTGCTGTGCCCTCCAAGCAGCCTGCTCCAGGGGCTTGTGGCTTTGCTGGCTATCTGCATCCAGCCTCCAACCTTAGGATGGAATCAACAGGGTCATACAGAAGAGGACGTCTTCTTACTCCCCATTAATTCCTCCAGCAGATCGTTGGCCAACCTGGGTTTTGATCTACAAACTGAAAAAAGCAGCACTGTTGAGAGTGACCAAGAACTGAAGGCGACCCAGACAGGGCATACCCAGACCCTGGCTTCTTCTTCTGCTCCTGTATCTTCTTCCAGCAGCACATGGGATAAAAGCAGAGAGACTTTGATTGTGTCTTCTCATACCCATCCAGACTTTCATTCCTCTCAGTCTCAGCCGCAGGTGTCAACTCACTGCAACATCAGTGTGCACCGGCTGATGCTCACCTCCCTTCTAGTTCGCTGGGGTCGCCAACTGGGCTTCCAATGTGACCTGTTGCTCTTTTCTACCAATAATCATGGTAGAGCTTTCTTCTCAGCTGCCTACAATCGTGTTGTTTCCCCAGTAATCATTGAGCAtcttggggtgtctggggcccagcaGGAATTCCGCCTGTGTGTAGGGTGTGGATGGTCAAGAAGCAGAAGAAGTGGCCACCTTAGGCATCAGCATGCATCTTCTGCTGCCTCTTCCACTTTTTCGTTCCTTTCATCATCCGCAACAGACCCTCATAATTCTTTACAAGGGGAAACCCTGAATTTCTGCTGCCTGGATTTTAGTTTAGAAGAACTAAGAGGGGAGCATGGCTGGCGAATGAATCGGAAGCCCATCGAATCCACTTTGGTGGCCTGTTTCATGACTCTTGTTATCATTGTCTGGAGTGTTGCTGCCCTCATCTGGCCAGTGCCTATCATTGCAGGTTTCTTGCCTAATGGTATGGAACAGAGAAGGACAAGCAGCAAATAG